The following proteins are co-located in the Lagenorhynchus albirostris chromosome 2, mLagAlb1.1, whole genome shotgun sequence genome:
- the ANGPTL7 gene encoding angiopoietin-related protein 7: MLKETLSAVAWLCIFTVAFVSHPAWPQKPPKRKTPAELAVAGCCEEAKELRAQTANLSSLLSDLSRKQERDWVSVVMQVMELESNSKRMESRLTEAESKYSEMNNQMGIMQLQAAQTVTQTLADAIYDCSSLYQKNYRISGVYKLPPDDFLGSPELEVFCDMETSGGGWTTIQRRKSGLVSFYRDWKQYKQGFGSISGDFWLGNDHIHRLSRRPTRLRVEMEDWEGNMRYAEYSHFVLGNERNSYRLFLGNYSGNVGNDALVYHNNTAFSTKDKDNDNCLDKCAQLRKGGYWYNCCTDSNLNGVYYRLGEHSKHLDGITWYGWHGSSYSLKRVEMKIRPEDFQP, translated from the exons ATGCTGAAAGAGACTCTCTCGGCCGTGGCCTGGCTCTGCATTTTCACTGTGGCCTTTGTCAGCCACCCAGCGTGGCCACAGAAGCCCCCTAAGCGCAAGACGCCTGCAGAGCTCGCCGTGGCCGGCTGCTGCGAGGAGGCGAAGGAGCTCAGGGCCCAAACTGCCAACCTAAGCAGCCTGCTGAGCGACCTGAGCAGGAAGCAGGAAAGGGACTGGGTCAGCGTGGTCATGCAGGTGATGGAGCTGGAGAGCAATTCCAAGCGCATGGAGTCGCGGCTCACAGAGGCCGAGAGCAAGTACTCCGAGATGAACAATCAGATGGGCATCATGCAGCTGCAGGCAGCGCAGACTGTCACCCAGACCTTGGCAG ATGCCATCTACGACTGCTCGTCTCTCTACCAGAAGAACTACCGCATCTCTGGAGTGTATAAGCTTCCTCCCGATGACTTCCTGGGCAGCCCTGAGCTGGAG GTGTTCTGTGACATGGAGACTTCAGGTGGTGGCTGGACCAccattcagagaagaaagagtgGCCTTGTCTCCTTCTACCGGGACTGGAAGCAGTACAAGCAGGGCTTTGGCAGCATCAGTGGGGACTTCTGGCTGGGGAACGACCACATCCACCGGCTCTCCAGGAGGCCAACCCGGCTACGCGTGGAGATGGAG GACTGGGAGGGCAACATGCGCTACGCTGAGTACAGCCACTTTGTTTTGGGCAATGAACGGAACAGCTACCGCCTCTTCCTGGGGAACTACAGCGGCAACGTGGGGAATGATGCCCTTGTTTATCACAACAACACAGCCTTCAGCACCAAGGACAAGGACAATGACAACTGCTTAGACAAGTGTGCCCAGCTCCGGAAAG GTGGATACTGGTACAACTGCTGCACAGACTCCAACCTCAATGGTGTTTACTACCGCCTTGGGGAGCACAGCAAGCACCTGGACGGCATCACCTGGTACGGCTGGCATGGGTCTAGCTACTCCCTCAAACGAGTGGAGATGAAAATCCGCCCAGAAGACTTCCAGCCGTAA